The Agromyces atrinae genome window below encodes:
- a CDS encoding ECF transporter S component translates to MNRVSTRVLLSCAAIGVGGGLVAAGSGYFAGLIAAIAPMLYGITIGAHFLPSVVALALLRRPGVALLTGVIAGLVGAAFAPMWLGRYVGTGLLVGALIELPFLISRYRRWSPWLFYVSAAVAGVILAGGVFIALGAEHYSAPVWLAYIALFVASPLVFTWIGRVIARALERTGVARQLSSSTAGARKRL, encoded by the coding sequence GTGAATCGAGTCAGCACGCGCGTCCTGCTGAGCTGCGCCGCGATCGGCGTCGGCGGCGGTCTCGTCGCGGCCGGGTCCGGCTATTTCGCCGGCCTCATCGCGGCGATAGCACCCATGCTTTACGGCATCACCATCGGGGCGCACTTCCTTCCGAGCGTCGTCGCGCTCGCCCTGCTGCGTCGGCCCGGCGTCGCACTCCTCACGGGAGTGATCGCTGGCCTCGTCGGTGCGGCCTTCGCGCCGATGTGGCTCGGGCGATACGTCGGCACGGGCTTGCTCGTCGGCGCGCTCATCGAATTGCCGTTCCTGATCTCGCGCTACCGGCGTTGGTCGCCCTGGCTCTTCTACGTGTCCGCGGCGGTCGCCGGTGTCATCCTGGCGGGCGGCGTGTTCATCGCCCTCGGTGCCGAGCACTACTCCGCGCCCGTGTGGCTCGCCTACATCGCCCTCTTCGTCGCGAGCCCGCTCGTCTTCACGTGGATCGGCCGAGTGATCGCGCGCGCCCTCGAACGCACGGGGGTCGCCCGCCAGCTGTCATCCTCGACGGCGGGTGCGCGGAAGCGCCTCTGA
- a CDS encoding NUDIX hydrolase produces MTDAAESFSPDRTIRVSAAVITDGAGRLLLVRKAGTTAFMQPGGKPESGESAAATLIRELAEEIGVRVTEDDLTSLGEFVAPAANEPGFRVVADVFRVDIGSQQPVTDAEIEAHRWVDATDSADIEIAPLAAAYFLPTV; encoded by the coding sequence GTGACCGATGCTGCCGAATCATTCTCGCCCGACCGCACGATCCGGGTGTCCGCTGCAGTGATCACCGACGGTGCCGGTCGTCTGCTCCTCGTGCGGAAGGCCGGAACGACCGCCTTCATGCAGCCCGGCGGCAAGCCCGAGTCGGGGGAGAGCGCGGCGGCGACCCTCATCCGAGAGCTCGCCGAAGAGATCGGCGTGCGCGTCACCGAGGACGATCTGACGTCGCTCGGCGAGTTCGTCGCACCGGCCGCGAACGAACCCGGCTTCCGCGTCGTCGCCGACGTCTTCCGGGTCGATATCGGCTCGCAGCAGCCCGTGACGGATGCCGAGATCGAGGCGCACCGCTGGGTCGATGCCACCGATTCGGCCGACATCGAGATCGCGCCGCTCGCCGCGGCGTACTTCCTGCCGACCGTGTGA
- a CDS encoding nicotinate phosphoribosyltransferase — translation MTGSTALLTDRYELTMVDAALQSGAAHRDSVFEAFARRLPDGRRYGIVAGTGRLLQLIADYRFGDDELEWLRTNAVVRPETLDWLADYRFSGDVWGYAEGEAYFPGSPLLTVESSFAEGVVLETLILSVLNYDASVASAASRMASVALGRPIAEMGSRRTNERSAVAAARAAYIAGFDATSNLEAGRTWGIPTMGTAAHAFTLLHDSEEQAFRAQVDAFGPGTTLLVDTYDIEKGVDLAVKVAGTGLGAVRIDSGDLPTVVQAVREQLDALGAVNTRITVTSDLDEYTIAALSGSPVDSYGVGTAVVTGSGSPAAGMVYKLVARTDDTGSWVAVAKSSAQKASVGGRKSAFRRLDSTRTAREEIVVLGDGPGGAAEDETDDASLRPLLVELMRAGEADPRFLGADGTARARAHREAVTQELPIEAFRLGRGEAVIPTTYR, via the coding sequence GTGACCGGTTCAACCGCCCTTCTCACCGACCGCTATGAGCTCACGATGGTGGATGCCGCTCTGCAGAGCGGAGCCGCGCATCGCGACAGCGTCTTCGAGGCGTTCGCGCGACGACTGCCCGACGGGCGTCGCTACGGCATCGTCGCGGGTACGGGCCGGCTGCTCCAGCTCATCGCCGACTACCGCTTCGGCGACGACGAGCTCGAGTGGCTGCGGACAAACGCGGTCGTTCGGCCGGAGACCCTCGACTGGCTCGCCGACTACCGCTTCAGCGGCGACGTGTGGGGCTACGCCGAGGGTGAGGCGTACTTCCCCGGATCGCCCCTCCTCACGGTCGAGTCGAGCTTCGCCGAGGGCGTCGTGCTCGAGACCCTCATCCTGAGCGTCCTGAACTATGACGCCTCGGTCGCGAGCGCGGCGTCGCGCATGGCATCCGTCGCCCTCGGCCGACCGATCGCCGAGATGGGGTCTCGCCGCACCAACGAACGCTCGGCCGTCGCCGCGGCGCGCGCCGCGTACATCGCCGGGTTCGACGCGACGAGCAACCTCGAGGCCGGCCGCACATGGGGAATCCCCACGATGGGCACGGCAGCGCACGCCTTCACCCTCCTGCACGACTCGGAGGAGCAGGCGTTCCGTGCCCAGGTCGACGCGTTCGGTCCTGGAACGACGCTCCTCGTCGACACCTACGACATCGAGAAGGGCGTCGACCTCGCGGTGAAGGTCGCGGGCACCGGGCTCGGGGCCGTTCGCATCGACTCGGGCGACCTGCCGACCGTCGTGCAGGCCGTCCGCGAGCAACTCGACGCGCTCGGCGCCGTCAACACGCGCATCACGGTGACGAGCGACCTCGACGAGTACACGATCGCCGCCCTCTCGGGCTCGCCCGTCGACTCCTACGGCGTGGGCACGGCCGTCGTCACCGGCTCGGGCTCCCCCGCGGCCGGCATGGTCTACAAGCTCGTCGCGCGTACGGATGACACGGGCTCGTGGGTCGCGGTCGCCAAGTCGAGCGCGCAGAAGGCGAGCGTCGGCGGCAGGAAGAGCGCGTTCCGCCGACTCGATTCGACGCGTACGGCTCGCGAGGAGATCGTCGTGCTCGGCGACGGCCCCGGTGGTGCCGCCGAAGACGAGACGGATGACGCGAGCCTGCGCCCCCTGCTCGTCGAGCTCATGCGTGCGGGCGAGGCTGACCCCCGCTTCCTCGGTGCCGACGGTACGGCTCGTGCCCGGGCGCACCGCGAGGCGGTCACGCAGGAACTGCCGATCGAGGCATTCCGCCTCGGACGCGGCGAAGCCGTCATCCCGACGACCTACCGCTGA
- a CDS encoding phosphocholine cytidylyltransferase family protein, translating into MSTQIVILAAGMGSRLGRSLPKPLTELSDGRTIMGQQFDNVAHAFGRNASVTIVVGYKLEHIIEAFPQASFVYNEEYDQTNTSKSLLRALQASPAGGVLWMNGDVVFDPRILDRAVALIARDQSFVTVNTSKVSDEEVKYTTSAEGYIKELSKTVKGGLGEAVGINYISSRDKGILMRHLAQVGDQDYFERGLELAIEKDRILVEPMDVSDLYAIEIDFAEDLERANLFV; encoded by the coding sequence GTGAGCACGCAGATCGTCATCCTGGCCGCCGGAATGGGCAGTCGCCTGGGTCGTTCCTTGCCGAAGCCGCTGACCGAGCTGAGCGACGGCCGCACCATCATGGGCCAGCAGTTCGACAACGTCGCCCACGCGTTCGGTCGCAACGCGAGCGTCACCATCGTCGTCGGCTACAAGCTCGAGCACATCATCGAGGCGTTCCCGCAGGCATCCTTCGTCTACAACGAAGAGTACGACCAGACCAACACCTCGAAGAGCCTCCTGCGCGCCCTGCAGGCCTCCCCCGCGGGCGGCGTGCTGTGGATGAACGGCGACGTCGTCTTCGACCCGCGCATCCTCGACCGCGCCGTCGCCCTCATCGCACGCGACCAGTCGTTCGTGACCGTCAACACCTCGAAGGTCTCCGACGAAGAGGTCAAGTACACGACGAGCGCCGAGGGCTACATCAAGGAGCTCTCGAAGACCGTCAAGGGCGGTCTCGGCGAGGCCGTCGGCATCAACTACATCTCGAGCCGCGACAAGGGCATCCTCATGCGCCACCTCGCTCAGGTCGGCGACCAGGACTACTTCGAGCGCGGCCTCGAGCTCGCGATCGAGAAGGACCGCATCCTCGTCGAGCCGATGGATGTCTCCGACCTCTACGCGATCGAGATCGACTTCGCGGAAGACCTCGAACGGGCCAACCTGTTCGTCTAG
- a CDS encoding ABC transporter ATP-binding protein, with amino-acid sequence MEVVETPTSQAAPQDSVAPSSPEAEAEPQAEPTASEQAPEEAVEPAPEDVAEPAESAEPAESAESAEPVESAEPAEPDDAAEPADDPDDYFEVIPPAEPLAAEDSAEADDVDIEIEIVDAADDELIVDVIPPSTVQVGAEPATDVESLLEQFSDPDANDGAIADEPVAAPVARAPRTPKKRRPSTRTVRVAPPATAPVVLDIDSIVKRYGDKTAVDGVSLQVREGSFYGIVGPNGAGKTTSLSIITGLLRPDSGAVHVRGIDVWKKPRDAKRATGVLPDRLRLFDRLTGSQLLYYSGVLRGLDPRTVRARSADLATALGLEDAVDRLVADYSAGMTKKIALACAMIHSPRLLVLDEPFESVDPVSAANVIEILERYVDGGGTVVLSSHGMELIERVCDSVAIIVEGKVLASGTLDEVRGKGTLEDRFVELAGGRKAAEGMEWLHSFSD; translated from the coding sequence GTGGAGGTCGTCGAGACGCCGACGTCGCAGGCAGCGCCGCAGGACTCGGTGGCGCCGAGCTCTCCCGAAGCCGAAGCAGAGCCTCAGGCCGAGCCGACCGCTTCCGAGCAGGCCCCGGAAGAAGCGGTCGAGCCGGCCCCGGAAGACGTCGCCGAGCCCGCCGAATCGGCCGAACCCGCCGAATCCGCCGAATCCGCCGAGCCTGTTGAATCGGCCGAGCCCGCCGAACCGGACGATGCCGCTGAGCCGGCCGACGACCCCGATGACTACTTCGAGGTCATCCCTCCCGCCGAGCCGCTCGCCGCTGAAGACAGCGCTGAGGCCGACGACGTCGACATCGAGATCGAGATCGTCGACGCGGCCGACGACGAGCTGATCGTCGACGTCATCCCTCCCTCCACAGTTCAGGTTGGCGCCGAGCCCGCGACCGACGTCGAGTCGCTGCTCGAGCAGTTCTCCGATCCCGACGCGAACGACGGCGCGATCGCCGACGAGCCCGTCGCGGCACCCGTCGCTCGGGCACCGCGCACGCCCAAGAAGCGTCGGCCGAGCACTCGCACCGTGCGCGTCGCTCCGCCGGCGACCGCCCCCGTCGTGCTCGACATCGACTCGATCGTCAAGCGCTACGGCGATAAGACCGCGGTCGACGGCGTGAGCCTCCAGGTGCGCGAGGGCTCGTTCTACGGAATCGTCGGTCCGAACGGCGCGGGCAAGACGACGTCGCTCTCGATCATCACCGGTCTTCTCCGCCCCGACTCCGGCGCCGTCCACGTGCGCGGAATCGACGTGTGGAAGAAGCCGCGCGACGCGAAGCGCGCCACGGGCGTCCTTCCCGACCGCCTCCGTCTCTTCGACCGGCTCACCGGCTCACAGCTCCTCTACTACTCGGGCGTGCTGCGTGGCCTCGATCCGCGCACGGTGCGCGCTCGGAGCGCCGACCTCGCGACGGCGCTCGGCCTCGAGGACGCGGTCGATCGACTCGTCGCCGATTACTCGGCGGGCATGACCAAGAAGATCGCCCTCGCGTGCGCGATGATCCACTCGCCGCGCCTGCTCGTGCTCGACGAGCCGTTCGAGTCCGTCGACCCCGTGTCGGCGGCGAACGTCATCGAGATCCTCGAGCGTTACGTCGACGGCGGCGGCACCGTCGTGCTCTCGAGCCACGGCATGGAACTCATCGAGCGGGTCTGCGACAGCGTCGCGATCATCGTCGAGGGCAAGGTGCTCGCATCCGGCACCCTCGACGAGGTGCGGGGTAAGGGCACGCTCGAAGATCGATTCGTCGAGCTCGCGGGCGGACGCAAGGCAGCGGAGGGCATGGAGTGGTTGCACAGCTTCTCCGACTGA
- a CDS encoding EamA family transporter codes for MRSQKIAASAVVVSAVSVQIGAALGATLFPLLGPAGVVALRQAVSAVVLIGIARPTPRTLVSSAARPALLLGITLIVMNLSLYAAVERIGLGLAVTLEFLGPLTLALLGSRRRSDLACAALAGLGVVLLTGSVWGIDLLGVLLGLTAGAAWAGYIVFSQRAGKSLPGIQGTAIASIVAALVTAPFLVIALLGVSPSELAHVALIGLAVGTLSSALPYSLDLLVLRVIRRQTFGVLQSIHPAAAALAGLVILGQALTLTQIIGLTLVSVSNVIVVLRGTPPPEKAPPPPLAPLGTPGAPA; via the coding sequence ATGAGGAGTCAGAAGATCGCCGCGAGCGCGGTCGTCGTGAGCGCCGTGTCGGTGCAGATCGGCGCGGCCCTCGGAGCGACCCTCTTCCCCCTCCTCGGGCCCGCAGGAGTCGTCGCCCTGCGTCAGGCGGTCTCGGCCGTCGTGCTCATCGGCATCGCCCGGCCGACGCCGCGCACGCTCGTGTCATCGGCTGCGCGCCCCGCACTGCTCCTCGGCATCACCCTCATCGTGATGAACCTGTCGCTCTACGCCGCCGTCGAGCGCATCGGGCTGGGTCTCGCCGTGACCCTTGAGTTCCTCGGGCCGCTCACGCTCGCCCTCCTCGGCTCTCGCCGCCGCAGCGACCTCGCGTGCGCCGCCCTCGCCGGGCTCGGCGTCGTGCTCCTGACGGGGAGCGTCTGGGGCATCGATCTGCTCGGAGTGCTCCTCGGGCTCACCGCAGGAGCCGCGTGGGCGGGCTACATCGTCTTCAGCCAGCGTGCGGGGAAGAGCCTGCCCGGCATCCAGGGCACGGCGATCGCGAGCATCGTCGCGGCCCTCGTCACCGCTCCCTTCCTCGTGATCGCTCTGCTCGGGGTGAGCCCAAGCGAGCTCGCTCATGTCGCGCTCATCGGCCTCGCCGTCGGCACGCTCTCGTCGGCCCTGCCCTACTCGCTCGACCTTCTCGTCCTCCGCGTCATCCGTCGCCAGACCTTCGGGGTGCTCCAGAGCATCCATCCCGCCGCAGCCGCGCTCGCGGGCCTCGTCATCCTCGGCCAGGCGCTCACGCTCACGCAGATCATCGGCCTCACGCTCGTGAGCGTCAGCAACGTCATCGTCGTCCTCCGCGGCACTCCCCCGCCCGAGAAGGCACCGCCTCCGCCGCTCGCGCCGCTCGGCACTCCCGGCGCGCCCGCATGA
- a CDS encoding SDR family NAD(P)-dependent oxidoreductase, whose amino-acid sequence MPETTPEPTTVPTTIDPAELEIALRVIEATADLDHDDPAYIALRRQTGKMYKEVKRRSRTAKRQRVADADRAVIAATATGAPDRIDDETRGIPLAVRTAAPVAGELLKSRACYICKQHYTTVDAFYHQLCPDCAAMSHAKRDARTDLTGRRALLTGGRAKIGMYIALRLLRDGAHTTITTRFPRDAVRRFSALPDSAEWIDRLTVVGIDLRDPAQVIGLTDAVAAAGPLDILINNAAQTVRRSAGAYKPLVDAELAPLPDGPLPQLLTFGHTNDAHPLALAQSVSAHPILASAARTAEELTAEAMAAGSSSLERLAAGTAIDAGGLVPDENHINSWTQSVDQVEPLEMLEVQLANMTAPFLLVSRLRAALAASPARRTYVVNVSAMEGVFGRGYKGPGHPHTNMAKAALNMLTRTSAREMFETDGILMTAVDTGWITDERPHFTKVRLAEEGFHAPLDLVDGAARVYDPIVRGEAGEDLFGVFLKDYRRGDW is encoded by the coding sequence GTGCCCGAAACGACGCCTGAGCCGACCACTGTGCCGACGACCATCGACCCCGCAGAGCTCGAGATCGCCCTGCGCGTGATCGAGGCGACCGCCGATCTCGATCACGACGATCCCGCATACATCGCGCTCCGACGCCAGACCGGCAAGATGTACAAAGAGGTCAAGCGCCGCTCGCGCACCGCGAAGCGTCAGCGCGTCGCCGACGCCGATCGCGCCGTCATCGCCGCGACCGCCACGGGCGCCCCAGACCGAATCGACGACGAGACCCGCGGCATCCCGCTCGCCGTGCGGACTGCCGCCCCGGTCGCCGGCGAGCTGCTCAAGTCGCGCGCCTGTTACATCTGCAAGCAGCACTACACGACGGTGGATGCGTTCTACCACCAGCTGTGCCCCGACTGCGCGGCGATGAGCCACGCCAAGCGTGATGCGCGCACCGACCTCACGGGTCGCCGCGCCCTGCTCACCGGCGGGCGCGCGAAGATCGGCATGTACATCGCGCTGCGCCTGCTGCGTGACGGCGCCCACACGACGATCACCACCCGCTTCCCCCGCGACGCCGTGCGCCGCTTCTCGGCACTGCCCGACAGCGCCGAGTGGATCGATCGCCTCACCGTCGTCGGCATCGACCTCCGCGACCCGGCGCAGGTCATCGGGCTGACCGACGCCGTGGCCGCAGCGGGCCCCCTCGACATCCTCATCAACAACGCCGCACAGACGGTTCGCCGCTCGGCCGGCGCATACAAGCCGCTCGTCGATGCCGAGCTCGCTCCGCTGCCCGACGGGCCGCTCCCCCAACTGCTGACCTTCGGTCACACGAACGACGCCCACCCGCTCGCCCTCGCGCAGTCGGTGTCGGCGCACCCGATCCTCGCCTCGGCGGCGCGCACGGCCGAGGAACTGACCGCCGAAGCGATGGCGGCAGGATCGTCATCGCTCGAACGACTCGCCGCCGGCACCGCGATCGACGCCGGCGGCCTCGTGCCCGACGAGAACCACATCAACAGCTGGACGCAGTCGGTCGACCAGGTCGAGCCGCTCGAGATGCTCGAGGTGCAACTCGCGAACATGACCGCGCCCTTCCTGCTCGTCTCGCGGCTGCGCGCCGCTCTCGCGGCCTCTCCCGCGCGTCGCACGTACGTCGTCAACGTCTCGGCGATGGAGGGCGTCTTCGGACGCGGCTACAAGGGCCCCGGCCACCCGCACACCAACATGGCGAAGGCCGCACTCAACATGCTCACCCGCACGAGTGCGCGCGAGATGTTCGAGACCGACGGCATCCTCATGACGGCCGTCGACACGGGCTGGATCACCGACGAGCGACCCCACTTCACGAAGGTGCGCCTCGCCGAGGAAGGCTTCCACGCCCCGCTCGACCTCGTCGACGGTGCGGCGCGCGTCTACGACCCGATTGTGCGTGGCGAAGCGGGCGAGGACCTCTTCGGCGTCTTCCTCAAGGACTACCGCCGCGGCGACTGGTAG
- a CDS encoding DUF3039 domain-containing protein: MADARHRPSVRVSIADPGGPDGPGGTSVLDRELQELLEQETIEPGDHERFSHYVKKEKILESAITGKPVKALCGKKWTPGRDPEKFPVCPTCKEVYERMKSE; this comes from the coding sequence ATGGCCGACGCACGACACCGCCCTTCCGTTCGCGTGAGCATCGCCGATCCCGGCGGACCCGACGGGCCGGGCGGCACGTCCGTCCTCGACCGCGAACTCCAGGAGCTCCTCGAGCAGGAGACCATCGAGCCGGGCGATCACGAGCGCTTCTCGCACTACGTCAAGAAAGAGAAGATCCTCGAGTCGGCGATCACGGGCAAGCCCGTCAAGGCCCTGTGCGGCAAGAAGTGGACCCCGGGTCGCGACCCCGAGAAGTTCCCCGTGTGCCCGACCTGCAAAGAGGTCTACGAGCGCATGAAGTCGGAGTGA